The Dethiosulfovibrio peptidovorans genome has a window encoding:
- a CDS encoding UDP-N-acetylglucosamine 2-epimerase (non-hydrolyzing) — MTSPVVVLALGTRPEAIKMAPVYGALRQERLIPKVLVSGQHGDQITSVLRLFNVPADKKLDVLVQGQSLTELAARILPSTAAALREMEANYVLVHGDTLTTFAVAWAAFLERIPVGHVEAGLRSGSMTEPFPEEANRILTDVVSDLYFAPTEGARANLLAEGKPDERIAITGQTGIDAVLYAANQGDLPVPMPASGKLVTITLHRRENWPILSDLAQALARTAQEHRDHQFVWPVHLNPQVAQAVTPALEGKPNITVLPPLEYGPMAALLAASRLIVTDSGGLQEEGAALGIPVAVVRNVTERPEGLAAGILTLVGTDPDTVGTRISSLLSDDDRLRRMAASPNPYGDGHAADRVAHVLGEHMRS; from the coding sequence ATGACCTCCCCAGTCGTCGTGCTGGCTCTCGGGACCCGCCCTGAGGCCATAAAGATGGCTCCCGTCTACGGAGCCCTGCGTCAGGAAAGGCTGATCCCCAAGGTCCTGGTCAGCGGCCAGCATGGAGACCAGATCACTTCCGTCCTCAGGCTCTTCAACGTACCGGCTGACAAGAAGCTGGACGTGCTTGTTCAGGGGCAGTCCTTGACCGAGCTGGCCGCCCGGATACTTCCCAGTACAGCGGCGGCCCTCAGGGAGATGGAAGCTAACTACGTGCTGGTTCACGGTGACACCCTGACCACCTTCGCCGTCGCCTGGGCTGCTTTTCTGGAGCGGATCCCCGTAGGGCACGTGGAGGCTGGTCTCCGATCAGGCTCCATGACGGAGCCCTTCCCAGAAGAGGCCAACCGGATTCTCACCGATGTCGTCTCCGATCTGTACTTTGCCCCTACCGAGGGAGCGAGAGCCAACCTTCTGGCAGAGGGGAAACCGGACGAGCGAATCGCGATTACCGGACAGACAGGTATCGACGCCGTTTTGTATGCAGCCAATCAAGGGGACCTTCCCGTGCCCATGCCTGCATCGGGCAAGCTGGTCACGATAACCCTGCATCGTAGAGAAAACTGGCCGATCCTGTCCGATCTGGCTCAAGCCCTGGCACGAACAGCTCAAGAGCATCGAGATCACCAGTTCGTCTGGCCCGTTCACCTGAACCCCCAAGTGGCCCAGGCTGTCACTCCAGCTCTTGAGGGCAAGCCCAACATCACAGTACTTCCTCCCCTGGAGTACGGCCCTATGGCAGCCTTGCTGGCGGCCAGTCGACTCATCGTGACGGATTCTGGAGGACTCCAGGAAGAGGGGGCAGCCCTAGGTATTCCCGTGGCGGTCGTCCGAAACGTAACCGAACGTCCCGAAGGGCTGGCTGCCGGTATACTGACCCTGGTCGGCACTGATCCCGATACCGTAGGTACCCGAATCTCGTCCCTACTCAGCGACGACGACAGGCTGAGACGAATGGCCGCCTCACCCAACCCTTACGGTGACGGCCACGCAGCTGATCGAGTGGCTCATGTTCTGGGGGAACACATGCGTTCTTAG
- a CDS encoding transcriptional regulator, producing MDHLKTRVRLLLKLFLNPDVSGYLRELAEEFGESTNTIRVELNRLTDAGLLESSSEGRTKMYRANRRHPLFPEIQGVVRKTLGIDHLVESVLVKLGDVSLAFMTGDDTRGVNSGLMDLVLVGQMVDRNYLQDLIARLESELGIKIRWLILNREEFARLRETFDSQNTLVVWKREDDDL from the coding sequence ATTGATCACCTCAAAACAAGAGTTCGATTATTATTAAAACTATTCCTGAACCCCGACGTATCAGGATATCTTCGGGAGCTGGCCGAGGAATTCGGCGAGTCCACCAACACGATTCGAGTTGAGCTCAATCGTCTGACCGACGCCGGACTGCTCGAATCGTCGTCTGAGGGCCGGACCAAGATGTATCGGGCCAATAGGCGGCACCCCCTGTTTCCTGAGATTCAGGGGGTCGTCCGAAAAACTTTGGGAATTGATCACCTTGTGGAGTCCGTGCTGGTAAAGCTGGGGGACGTGAGCCTGGCCTTCATGACGGGCGACGACACTCGAGGTGTCAATTCGGGACTCATGGACCTGGTCTTAGTCGGACAAATGGTGGACCGAAACTATCTTCAGGACCTGATCGCCCGGCTGGAAAGCGAGTTGGGCATAAAAATTCGTTGGCTTATACTGAACAGAGAGGAGTTCGCCAGACTTCGGGAAACCTTTGATTCTCAGAATACCCTGGTCGTTTGGAAAAGAGAGGATGATGACTTATGA
- a CDS encoding EamA family transporter produces the protein MADRVYDRKEMFLGDLATLTCAFLWGVSFMATKEVLVYMGPLWLLTLRFGFSAFLIGIVSPRRIRHMTRRDGVRGGTIGLLLLVAMVLQTIGLQYTTTGKSAFITACCVVMVPFSTWAVARKSPGLKPFIASGICLVGIGIISLDGALRPGLGEMLTLMCAVGFALQIVAIDRLAQGRDALTLSMVEMGLSAVACLIGALIMEPLPRLDSLTGLWWLVYLSVGCTLIPYSLQIKAQQLTSPTHVTLLLMMESVFAMIIGVIFLGEALTLRLVMGCGLIFVSILIAELDLIGWAKQRGET, from the coding sequence ATGGCTGATCGAGTGTATGATCGAAAAGAGATGTTTTTGGGGGATTTGGCGACCCTGACGTGTGCTTTCCTGTGGGGAGTCTCCTTTATGGCCACCAAGGAGGTCTTAGTATACATGGGACCTCTGTGGCTGTTGACTCTTCGCTTCGGGTTCAGTGCCTTTCTGATCGGGATCGTCTCTCCACGGCGTATTCGGCATATGACCAGACGGGATGGGGTACGCGGAGGGACTATAGGACTTCTGCTTCTGGTCGCCATGGTTCTTCAGACGATAGGACTTCAATACACCACGACGGGGAAATCGGCCTTCATCACAGCCTGCTGTGTGGTGATGGTGCCCTTTTCCACCTGGGCAGTTGCTCGGAAGAGTCCTGGTCTTAAACCCTTTATCGCATCGGGAATATGCCTGGTCGGTATAGGGATTATCTCTTTGGATGGGGCCTTGAGGCCCGGTTTGGGGGAGATGCTGACTCTCATGTGTGCTGTTGGGTTTGCTCTCCAGATCGTCGCGATAGATCGCTTGGCTCAGGGTCGAGATGCTTTGACCTTGAGCATGGTGGAGATGGGACTGAGCGCCGTAGCCTGCCTGATCGGTGCTCTGATCATGGAACCCCTGCCCAGGCTGGATTCACTCACAGGGCTGTGGTGGCTTGTTTATCTGTCGGTAGGATGTACATTAATTCCATACTCCCTTCAGATAAAAGCTCAACAGCTCACATCCCCTACCCATGTCACCCTTCTCCTCATGATGGAGTCGGTTTTTGCCATGATCATCGGGGTGATCTTTCTGGGAGAGGCTTTGACGCTCCGCCTTGTGATGGGCTGTGGGCTTATTTTTGTCTCCATTCTGATCGCTGAGCTGGATTTGATAGGGTGGGCGAAGCAGCGAGGAGAAACTTGA
- a CDS encoding AI-2E family transporter, producing the protein MKNVNIVVACVFILTLVAVGSVLKATQSVILPFVIAWLLSYIFSPVVRAMARRRIPMVISMALVLAVLLGVCFLVAVFMNTRIVAFASAYPKYYDQLIALTKSFTNSKYLPPDFWDSINWGESVGRYLLSLSGSLVSLLSKLVLVVVFLVFMLLGTPYVEFKIKKAFSIDSGARVLLILKAVSAQIGRYLTLQFLISMVTGLFVWLSLSYLKVDFAATWGVLAFALNFIPTIGSIMASVPPILLALVQYYPNTFPAVGAAVALLFIQMIIGNVVTPKIMGDTLDLSPVVILISLFFWGWLWGVVGALLSVPIAAIIKIICENVESLHVIGVMMGSGRSYRRDLC; encoded by the coding sequence ATGAAAAACGTCAATATTGTGGTTGCCTGTGTTTTTATATTGACCCTGGTCGCTGTGGGGAGTGTTTTAAAAGCTACTCAGAGCGTTATTCTTCCCTTCGTCATCGCATGGCTTCTGTCATATATTTTCAGTCCGGTCGTCCGTGCTATGGCGCGGCGAAGAATCCCCATGGTCATCTCCATGGCGTTAGTTCTTGCCGTGTTGTTGGGCGTCTGTTTTCTCGTGGCCGTGTTCATGAACACCAGGATCGTGGCCTTTGCCTCGGCCTACCCGAAGTACTACGATCAACTGATCGCTTTGACAAAGAGTTTTACTAACAGCAAATATCTGCCTCCTGACTTTTGGGATAGTATCAACTGGGGTGAGAGCGTGGGGCGATATCTCCTGTCCCTGTCCGGCTCCTTGGTTTCCCTTTTGTCCAAGTTGGTTTTGGTCGTGGTCTTTCTGGTCTTCATGTTATTGGGAACCCCCTATGTGGAATTCAAAATAAAAAAAGCATTTTCAATTGATTCAGGGGCTCGGGTTCTCCTGATCCTTAAGGCCGTCTCGGCCCAGATTGGTCGGTATCTGACCCTTCAGTTCCTCATAAGCATGGTCACAGGTTTGTTCGTCTGGCTTTCTCTGTCGTATCTGAAAGTGGATTTCGCAGCCACTTGGGGTGTCCTGGCATTCGCTTTGAACTTTATCCCTACCATCGGTTCCATCATGGCCTCGGTGCCCCCCATCCTTCTGGCTCTTGTCCAATACTATCCCAACACCTTTCCGGCCGTGGGAGCTGCCGTCGCTCTGCTTTTCATCCAGATGATCATCGGCAACGTGGTTACCCCGAAAATCATGGGAGATACTTTGGATCTGAGCCCGGTGGTCATATTGATTTCCCTCTTCTTTTGGGGGTGGCTCTGGGGCGTGGTGGGTGCTTTGCTCTCCGTCCCCATCGCTGCCATCATCAAGATTATCTGTGAGAACGTTGAGTCTTTGCACGTCATCGGAGTAATGATGGGTTCGGGGCGCTCCTATCGTCGAGATCTGTGTTAG